Proteins from one Algicella marina genomic window:
- a CDS encoding GNAT family N-acetyltransferase, giving the protein MTERTVSIRAFEPEDIDAITAILNLPGTLSGTMQFPFRSVAERAERLTGYRPELYLVVEKCGGVVGFLTLDRYKGRRGHCAGLGLSVHDDHIGQGVGSALMGAGLDSADNWLGIHRLELDVFVDNTRAVALYERFGFDGEGVARARGLRAGRYVDTLSMARLRPGCPPAAMRN; this is encoded by the coding sequence ATGACCGAGCGCACCGTCTCGATCCGCGCCTTTGAGCCGGAGGACATAGACGCCATCACCGCCATCCTGAATTTGCCCGGAACGCTTTCGGGCACCATGCAATTTCCCTTCAGATCGGTCGCCGAACGCGCCGAACGGCTCACCGGTTATCGCCCGGAGCTCTACCTCGTTGTGGAGAAATGCGGCGGGGTTGTCGGCTTCCTGACGCTGGACAGATACAAAGGGCGGCGCGGCCATTGCGCCGGGCTCGGCCTGTCCGTGCATGACGATCACATTGGTCAGGGCGTTGGCTCTGCACTCATGGGCGCCGGACTCGACAGTGCCGACAATTGGCTAGGCATCCATCGGCTCGAACTTGACGTCTTCGTCGATAATACTCGCGCTGTAGCACTCTACGAGCGGTTCGGCTTTGACGGCGAAGGCGTCGCACGTGCGCGTGGATTACGCGCGGGTCGCTATGTTGATACGCTCTCCATGGCCCGTCTCCGCCCCGGCTGCCCCCCCGCCGCAATGCGTAACTGA